The DNA sequence CCACCTTTTCTTGAGCCgaaggtctatcgaaaacagcctctctacctcttcatgtaggggtaaggtctgcgtacacactaccctccccagaccccaccccacctgtgagattatactgggttttttgttgttgttgttgttgttgtatatgctTCCAAAAGCATTCAAGGGTTAAATAATTCATCAACATGGAGAAGAGGGATAATTGAGTGCTTCAGTCTCATGAGTACAAATCTCCAAAATGGAATTCAAGGAAATATGGTTATACCATTCCAACAGATCTAAGACTAAAATAACCTAAAGTTTTCTAATGACCTTCTGTTGAATTATGGTACTACTAGAATTTTAAACTATTCGAGGTGGGACACTTTTATTTATCAAATAATTTGTTTAATATGCTCCACAAGTACGGTTgaatcctttttttcttttttgctggACAAACATGTTGTAATGCTTTGATGATGGGCGAAGGTGAGACTTAAGACTACGGCCAGTAGGTTCGATATGTACCTTGTTGAATTACAGATACCACACATCAATATAGCCGCATGCACTATAAATTAAGATTTGTAGCACCTATTCAAGAGCTGGGGAATTGACTTCAACAAGCCCTTTCTCGCTCTTTCTAATGTCTCGGGCAAAGGCAGTGCAAGTGAGCCTAATAGAACCCTATTCTCTTTATCACTCAACATAGCTCATGACCTGGCACGAAAAAATATCTTAGATGGGCTGATGCGAATTTTGATCTATCAACAGAAGTTTCATTCCAATCACAGTATCAAAATCCCTTTTtcaatgaaagttgtagtcgtgtCCTTCAATCTTTCTTTCTAGAGTGAGTCAGGCGTAAACTTTCCAAGAGGCAATACTAGTATTTAAGGACATCCTTCAAATGGATTCCCAAGCTACGTGATTCGCAGAGGGCTAATTATAAGTTCCCTAGGTAAAATCTAGTGCTTTCAAAGGGAAAATGGGTTGTTAGAGAGCAAGAAAGAGTTCCTATTTCTTCTCAAAGCCTGGGGATAACTCAATAATCTTACATTGCAAGTATACCAACCGCATGAGTTCATTTGGTCGTACTAGTCTAGACGTAACCTACTATATGAAAGGTTATCCGATAAACCTTACCGTCATGAATTCTGGTGCTATCCGCCAAATCAATTGCTAAACGTGAAAACAACTCTAGCTTAATTGAAGCTAAATCTCTAAAATAGTACACTCACTGGATTGCTTGATAAGAAAAAATGTCATGGAATGTATTtcatgataacatgatgtaactCACAGGCTAATACTACACAACCGTCTACCAAAGTTCCACATCAACAATGTTTGACTTCAGTGTTGATCATACCGTTTTTCCCCCTTCTCTAGGCGTCATAGCACCAACTTTCCTAAGATATTAGTCTCATTTCAATTTTCAAACTGACCAAACTCATGTCTAAAACAAAATATATCCAAAGAAGTCTGTCATTAAGTGAGTCCTAAACCACTAAGTTCTACAATCCTATTTCACAGAAATATATCCAAGCAAGCCTCTTGTCTCATGAAAAAAGATTTTCtattcaaattttattttaagactcACAATTTAGCATTCATTCATATTATAGTTCTTATTCAATCAAAATTCAACTTATTTTTTCCTACTTTAGTTTTTAAGTTATTGACTACTAGTTTCATTAATCGTCCGAGTATGAGGTAAAATACAATGAGaatcacaaaaaatgaggaacactaAATTAATGAAGGCAATAGGATACGAGAAAAGCAGTAGCATTTTGCAGAAACTACCAAAAAGCATCTCATGGATTGTGTAAAGCCACAAAGTATTTTTGGGAGTTCACCACTTAACAGTTAAATGAAGGGTAGATCCCCGTGCACTGTTTTCCTTGCAAAAGACAACATTGGCAGTACACCAAAATCCAAATAGGCTTTACAACCAGCCAATGTTATAAGTCAAGAATGCATATCTGGCAAAGCCATCGTAAAATATCAAGTACATCAACCACACAAAATTATCACACTAACTGATGAGAATCACTTCTTTTGCTTGCCTTCTTAATCATCTTCTAATAATATATTCTACAACATAAAATTTTCCCATCCATTGGATGTAAGTTAAAAGACTAATTTCTTTACAGTTGTGGATCCCTAGCTCAGAGTTACTGTTGAGCACAGCTTTGTAGCAATAGTGGTCTACATTAATGCTGGTCAATGTCAAAATTATCAGTTTTCTTAATGCTAATCTACAGTTAACAAAGCAAATATTTGTTTTTGCTCTAGAATTCTTGGGATCAAATCTCAACTCTCTTGATTCTAAGATGAATAGAAACGTGGAGGTCAAGTAGCTGTTAAACAAAAACAAGTGCAAAACAAGAAAGACTATTGGCCTCTCCAAAATGGATAAAGAGCAAGGAAGAGCACAAAATATGATGAACAAATACTTTAAAGTAAACTAACTACAAACCTCAGCCATTTGCTTTTGACCACAGAGTACTGCTCCAGTGGATTGAGGACTAAAAATGTTTTTAGCTCGGGCAAATGAGGCCTGCAAAAGCAGATGGTGAAACAAATTTTATTGTTGAGTAACAGATAAAATCAAAATAAGATTATTAGAAGATACAAATGCAAACATATCATTACGACATTACCTGAACAAAGCCACGTTCGCCTGTCCAAGCATCATCAGGCTGAGACAACACCGGCACAACCTTTACCCCAGAGGATGCCCAGTTCTCAAACCTATCCTATAAAAGTAAAAAGACGAAGAAATCAAACGacagatacaacaacaacaacaacaacaacccactaaaatcccactaatgagtctggggagggtagtgtgtacgtaaaacttacccctaccccgaagggtagagagactgttttcgaaagaccctcggctctcaAACGACAGATACACTTTATCAAAATATCAAACAACAGATATAAAGTTTTATCTTGTATTTCTGCCACAAGGAAGACAGAAATTGTCTACATCTTGCGAGCACACAACAAACCTGGTATGCCATTCTCTTCAAATTCCTTGCACCATAATATAGCCGAACATCAGATCTCTTGTCTGCGCTAAATCCTGCCTCAATCAGCGATCGAATTGGGCTGCCATAAAAACAGATTAAGGATAAAGGAGTGAGATGCaggagaaagaaaaacaaaattagaAAATAGAACAAAGACAAATATACAAACTAAACATATTTGCCAACATCCACTACACAAATATCGGATGGTAGTCAGGTGTTAAGAGTGAGATACATAACTGCATGATAAAGACTTAGACCATGTTATACTACAAAAAGTAGGCTTGCAGCTGTTGAGCTCATCACCTCTAGTCCACTACCAGATTCAAGATTGCAGCATTCAGTCTAGGCGAACTTCATCTTTATGATAATCATTAGTAACATCAAAAAAGACATCTAACCAGCTTACTGAAATGTAAAAACGAACACCCAAAGCTAATCTAAAGTTTACATGGCATCTCACACCTCTAACCCCAAGCATAGTGAGAAAGCATCTAGCAACTATGGTACAAGTTGAGTTGCATAATAATAGGCTTATCTAGTAGATGATTTGCagattctcttttttctttttcttccttttttttttttgataatggtAGATTTTTTTACAGGTTCTCCTTCCAAAAACAGGTTCTTGCATAAATGAACTATTGGTAAATCATCCATCTCAATTTAAACTCACTCTGAATGTATAACTTATCCTGAACCAAATCTTTCAAACAATCTCATAGACTGAACAACACAACTAAAACAAGAAATCCTCTTCTACATTGTAGCACAAACAGAACTACAAAATAGCACATTATATAGAAAAATAAGTACAAATATAAAGCTAAAATATTAGGCTTTTATTAGGAATAAGAAAGAGCAAGTAATTATCAAAAAATTCAAAGCATTAGGAGTTTACCTAATTCCGGATCCAGTAGCGAAGATTAAAACCGTTTGATACTTCTCTGGCGGAGATATTTGATCCAAATCAAAGCCTTTCCCCATGACCTGACTCAACTCCACAACATCGCCTTTCTGAAGTCCACAGAGGAGCTCCGCGGTGGATCCAGAGATACTTTTTATGAGGAATTCAAATACGCCTTTGGAGATGGCAAGCGATGGCGGCGATGCGATTGCTAAAAACGACGGCTTCTCGACGTCGGGAATGCGGAGCTGGAGGTACTGACCAGCTTTAGTGTGTGAGGCGGCGAGGTCAGGAGAGTCAGATACGTCGACAGTGACGTGGAAGAGAGATTCGTCGGCGGCGGGTGAAACGGTGACGAGAGGTGCGTTTGTCCAGAGGTTCGTGTCCTGACGAACGGCGGCGGCGGAAATGGAAAGACGGCGGCGAAACTGGTGGCGGAGTTGGTGGTGGAGAGGTCTAAGGAGGGTCATGGATGGAGAGTGGAGTGATTGGATGTGTGAGGGAGCATGGGAACTAAGGTGGGATAGAGTGGGATAATTAGGAAATGGAGAAAGGGAGAGTGAAAGGATTGACATTTTCAATTATATGTTGTGGAGATGTGCTGTGGAGAAAGTTAGCGCCGCCGAGAAGAGTGGGCGGGTAATAGAAATTCAGAATACGCCGGCGTGCGTAGATTTTTAGCCAATAAATTGTTGGTTTCCACGTGTTCTCTTCATGATAAGTTTTTGAGACCCTAGTGTATGTTCCATGCTTCTCCATCATTTccattttaataatatttttgggaactatttcaaaaattattCAAACAAGTCCTTAATTTTTATTTTCTGCCTTAGATTCCTCCCGGCATGGGATAATAttaggtatgttattgttgttattgtctATCTTAGATTAACGCTAAAGTTATCGTTGTGTGATCTACAGGTCATGTGTTTAAATCGTAAAAATAACTACTAAATCTTGTAAtatgtctacatcacaccctagGTACGATTTTTTCTAAAGTGCCTGGCACTGCCCTTTCTTCTCTTGATGCAATTCTTACATCCGAAAATTACAAACTCTACTAATTTGAGTTCGTACAGTATAAAAAACATACCCAGACGAGAAGAAATGGCTAAGAATGAGGAAATTCGTTCATCCCACAATCCCACCATACTCCTTATATAACATAGCTCACAATCCGACTAGATATTCTAGGTTCCGGTCCAACTATGTAGTCCTTAGATAACTGACTACCGTCAAGATTAAGAAACTAGAAAAATAAATTAACCTAGAGAGGGACAGCAAGTAGTTATGCTATTTTGCTTCCACGAAATATACATGTGGAACCTCTAGCCGAGAGTAGATTTCCATTTTGGAAAACTAAGCATGTGATCAGAGTTCTACTCCAAATCAATTCGAGTACGCATGTCTACCAGACAATCTTCATTGGCTCTCAAGAATTGTCAACATTACTGCAATTTCAAGACTCTTTTGTTTAAGACCAAAATGCTGACTGATCGACATGAATGTTATGCTACTTTCAAAAGGTATTCACAGAATGAGGATGACGTAAAGAAAACCCTCATAATTTGGGCAACCAACATTCTCAAGATGAATTCAAAGTAAAATATACAAGTTCGCCGCTTTACCCCCTTTATTTTGCGACATAACAGAGCGTCAAGGGTGGGTGTTTGGCAAGTAGGCCTTAGCTCCATGTCTTTCCTATCACAATTCCGGATTGCATATAAAAACAAAAACCAGAAAATCTTGGACCCCTTGGTCCTCCCAAAAAGAATCCAAAGTGTCACAGAAATTTAAATTATTTCTGTAGTTATCGATGAAAGATAATGAAAGAAAGTCACTGGAGTCCATAATCTAAGCTGCAGATTCCTTGGCAATCTTCTCTGCCTTGGCAATGACCTCATCGATTCCACCAACCATATAGAATGACTGTTCTGAAAGGTCATCGTATTTTCCATCCAAGACTCCCTGGAAAAATCAATCACAGAAATAATCAGTATCAGATGCCAGTAAGTTATATCAAACTCGAATATGCACATAACAAGAATTTCTCATCTCGAATAAACTCCACCAAACACTTCAAttaatttagaatttaattgGAAATAGCTTCACCTCTCAACTTGCTGAAGAGGTAGACAAGGCAATCAGgagaaataacatgtaacaaaaGGGTATGTATTGATTCAAAGTAGACAACCCAAGTGTTTTAAGATCCAAGTGACATTCTTTTTTATGAGTTTTAAACAACCATAATAACCAACGACAAGATTTCAAATTTGAGATTCATTACCTGGAAACTGTTAATGCTCTCCTTCAAGTCAACATACTTTCCAGGGGCACCCGTGAAAACTTCAGCAACATGGAAAGGCTGACTAAGGAATCTTTGGATTTTACGTGCACGGGCAACAGTCATCTTATCATCTTCACTAAGCTCATCCATACCCAAAATGGCAATGATATCTTGAAGATTCTTGTAGTTCTGAAGAACTTTCTGTACCCCACGAGCAGTATTGTAGTGGTCCTCTCCCAAAATGTGAGGTGAGAGCATACGAGATGTAGAATCAAGAGGATCGACAGCAGGGTAAATACCAAGCTCAGAAATCTGGAATCCAATATATATGAAGTTAGAAAACTTAAAACAAACTCTGCAACGGGTGAAATATAGAAGTTACAGAGCAAGTGAAGATATGACGTTATACTTGACGGGACAAGACAGTTGTGGCATCCAAGTGAGCAAAGGTAGTTGCAGGGGCAGGATCTGTCAAGTCATCAGCAGGCACATAAATAGCCTGGACTGATGTAATAGAACCTTTCTTGGTTGTGGTGATACGCTCTTGAAGACCTCCAAGATCTGTAGCCAAAGTTGGTTGATAACCGACAGCAGATGGGATACGACCAAGCAAAGCAGACACCTCTGAGTTAGCCTGTTTCAATGCAGAAGCAACAAGTTTAGCAAGGGTGAAGTTTGCATAAATAAGAAAACTTCAGCCATCATAGGCAAGCCAACCTGGGTAAATCTGAAAATGTTGTCAATGAAGAGAAGCACATCCTGCCCCTCAGCATCTCTGAAGTGCTCAGCCACAGTCAAGCCTGTAAGACCAACACGGGCACGAGCACCAGGGGGCTCATTCATTTGACCGTACACAAGAGCGCACTTGCTTTCACTCTGATAAAACCAATAAGACAAAATGTCAACAACAATCTGGAATAACACTGTGGGCTAAAGGGGTATAGCAAATAACTTCTGATTAAATAAGACGCGTACTTGCTTGTCACCAAGCTTAATGACACCACTTTCAATCATTTCCCTGTACAGATCATTGCCCTCACGAGTGcgttcaccaacaccagcaaagACAGAGAAACCACCTGAAGAAAAAAGTCAATCCTCTGGCAGATAAGCTTCACACACTAATTTATATTTGAGCAAACGAAGAAGAAAACTCGGAAGCAGCACTAACCGTGTGCTTTTGCAACGTTGTTAATCAGTTCCATAATAAGCACAGTCTTCCCAACACCAGCACCACCAAAAAGCCCAATCTTTCCTCCCCTTTGGTAAGGGGCAAGAAGATCAACAACCTGGTCAGAAGTCAAGAGGCCAATATATGGTCAGAAAAGGTGATGGAAATAAGAGCACTGACTAAAATTCTAATTAGCATACCTTGATACCAGTAACGAGGATTTGTTGTTCAGTTGCCTGCTCAACAAAGGCAGGAGCTTCACGATGAATTGGCAAAAAGTGATCGGTGTCTGCAGCAATTTTTAGAGAGAAAAATGCAATGTTTAGAACCATTCACGTGGACAATTTAGAGAAGGGATAAACAGCATTTAAAACTTACTAATGTCGCCTCTCTCATCAATAGGCTCTCCAATGACGTTAATAATACGGCCAAGGGTGGCCCTACCGACAGggacctggaatcacaatggaaGTCATTAATTTCCGCACAAAATACGCGGCAAGTGAATGCCAGATCAATCTATTTATCTGCACTCCCACTGAAAGCAGGATATCAACTGAGATGAAACAACAATTACTATGCCTCAACTCCAAACTCTCCAAACTAGTTGCGGTAGGCTATAAGTTCTCAGTATCAATTCTGCTCCATTTGAACACAGTTTCATTCCATTACTCAACAAGTTTTCTTTTAGGAGAAAACAGAAGAAAGACAACAAAATTTTAGAACTGAACTCATGCGTAAAAGGAAATGACAAGTAAGAAAAGACTATATTCTCCCGCccagtgttgtgaagagcgtgaagcgaggaaaagcgacaacccccatttcgcttaaagcgagaagagaagcgctcgcttttttgaagtgaagcggaaGGGCAGTATACCATTCTGTTAAAAACTGGGCAGCATAAAAACAGTGAAAGAAGAACTGGGCAGCTTTTCAACGAAGAGGAGAAGACTGAGAAAGAAGAACGAAGGGAAAAAAAATTCGCCAGCATTTCACTGCTATTTGGAAGTtgaaacagtgaaagaaaaagaaaaagacgaagaagaagaagaagaaagaggaagaagaaatcACATATCTGTTGCTGCTGGTCGTATGTTGAAGTTGAAAAGTGTACAAGACTTGGAACCCTAGCGCCTCTTTCTCTCTGTTGCTGCTGGTCGTATGTTTTAATAAAAGAATACCtttcttttttaattaaataggttGGCAGGTGTTTAAAACAGAGAAGGTGTTTAAAACAGAGAAGCGCTCGCTTCGGTCGCCTCGCTTCTGCGCTTCTCGCTTTTTAGTGGGAAGCGCACGCTTTTGCCTACCTGAGTCGCTTCATATAGCAGAAGCGGTCATAGGGTCGcctcgcttcgcttctcgctttagaCCGCTTTTCACAACCCTGCTCCCGccggaggaggaggaggaggaggaggagaaacaAAACAATTTTGAAGAACAGACATGTTAGAAGAACAAAAGAGTTGCACAGCAGGAGTTTCTTTCTCATTCAAGTAGGAGAAAATAAGTGAAATGGTAAATTTTTCACAACATTTTACAAGCAAAATGATCTTTCAGAAACGAAAGGATGTGTAATACAATGGCAAATTCGCTCATCGGTTGAAGCAAAGAACTGTATCTCATCTTGTTGTGAATAAACATGAGTAATTCCACAAACCAGTAGATGCCCATTCAGAATTTCAACATACTCCATTCAATGGAAAATACAGCTCTTACGAGAAAAAGAAATACCTTTGCACGCATTTGAATCCATACTAGGATAACCAGACACATGCACTATATTTGGGAGCAAAGAAGCCCTTTACTATATCATAAGCAAACCTATATACCATACACTCAGCTCTAGTTACACATTTGCAGCTTCAAAAAGCTCCTAGGTTTTTTACTTTTTGGTATATTCTGCCCGAACTTTCAATATAGTTTTATTACTTTATCAAAAATACTTCAAAAGATTCCAATCAGTATGAAAATAATCGCCCTTCGATTAGTCGACCAAACCAGAAATCTATATCAATAAaatatttcaatcaatttcagcATAAATCAGCGAATTAAACCATAGATCTTGTAGAATTATTAAATAAAATCGCTTCCTAGCAACAACACAGAAATATATCACTAACACATTGCCGAATTCCTTAAGAAATGTAAGTTCTAAACCAGTAAAGCAAAGATCAGATCACTCACAGTGATAGGAGAGCCAGTATTGAGGACGCGTTGACCACGAACAAGACCTTCAGTACCATCCATAGCAATAGTCCTAACCATATTCTCACCCAAATGCTGAGCAACCTCAAGCACAAGCCGGATCTGGTTATCCAAAACCTCAAGCGCTGTAAGGATCGGAGGCAAACCTTCGTCGAATCTCACATCTACGACGGCACCAATAACCTGACACACTTTCCCGATCGAACCAGCGCCGGTGAACTCATCGGTGATTTTTCCGGTAGGTTCATTACCGGAAGGTTTAGGAGGAGTCGCCTTCGGCTTCTCAGCAGCAGCTGACGTAGCGTACTTAACGGCACGGTTTAAGAGGAATCCTTTCGGTGAGGCACGTGAAGTAGTTCTGGGAATGGAATTTGCTAATGGAGATCTGGAAATAGCGCCGCCGCGTTGGGCGGTTGATCGGAGGAGAGAGGCTAGAAGCCTCCGAGAAGACATGGTGAGGTTAGGGTTTGGTCTATAGAGAGAGAAAGGTGAGGTGTAGAGAGAGAAAGACAGAGTGCTAGGGTTAGTGAGAATGAGTAGAGAGACGACTTTTTATCTGTAGAGGTGATGGCAGCAGTcagtgtgtgtgtgagagagaactGTAAACCTCTTCACTGCTTTTACTTTTTTACTGTGTTGGGAAAAACGAGGAGCATTTGAATTTGCCTATTTTCAGTTTTCTAAACAAATTATTACTTGGAGTTGAAAATGAAAATTCCCAACTTTTGGGCAAATAATTCGGATGGTATAGTATTGTTCACTTGCTTGGTTAATTTATACACAATATTCGTTacaattttatttttctcataGAATATGAGTAAAACATTACCTGCACTCTTCGTTGATATTAAATTGATAATATAATTTTAATGtttaaaattaaagtaaaaatatacAATATCATTTAATCTTTTATACTATGAACTTGTAATGTATCAAACTAAAAGCTCAACGAGAAATAATCTTTACATTATAATTTTTGCAGGATTAATTATTGTATAATCGTTACATTATTATTATGTTCATAAGTTATCACTGAACCAAATGATCCCTTAAAATAATTATTGGCTCATGTACCAGTTATATTGTATAAAGGGAAAGGAGTCAAATATACTCATGTACtttcgaaaaatatttaaatatacctTTCGTTATACTATGATTCCAAATATACCTTTGTCGCAATACTTTGGGTACAAATATACTCATCATTTAAACAGAGGGACACGTGATATCGTCATATTGGTCAATCCTAAATATctactaattaattaaaaaactcattacccatacccgaaaagcaattttctaaggcttttttgtaaaaattggaaaaaactggaatttttttactaaaaactgaaaaaacgaaaatattttttttccagattttacaaaaaaaagctgttttaaaaaaactaaaaaatattttctaaagcaatatttttgtaaaaacaggaaaacaaaaactgaaaagtaattttctaaagtaatatttttgtaaaaactgaaaaaactgatttcttttttttactaaaaattgaaaagatcgaaaatatttttttccaactattagaaaaaaattgctttaaaaaattgaaaaatattctaAAGcaattgtttttgtaaaaactggagagaaaaaactgaaaagcaattttttaaaataatatttttgtaaaaaatgaaaaaaacaaatattttagttttttttcagtttttagttaaaaaaaaatcagtttttcaAGTTTTTACACGCTTtagaatatttttcaatttttttaaagcagtttttttgtaaaactggaaaaaaaatattttcgtttttttcagtttttagtaaaataacatttcagtttttttcattttctaaaaaaaaaaattgctttagaaaattgctcttcgggtatgggtaattggtctttttaattaattagaagatatttagaattgaccaatagAATAATGACacatgtccctccgtttaaatgaggggtggtatatttgaacccaaagtatagtGGCagggtatatttggactcatagtaTAACGAAtggtatatttaaatatttttcaaagtacaggggtatatttggccatttttccTTGTATGAATAGCaatgtgaaaattttgtttttaCGGGGGGTAATAATGTAAAAAAATTGtatagtaaataataataataaataaataaatattattatacATTGGTGAAATAATTGATAAAATTTTATGTTGAAATAACATACTTTAAAGAAAGTTTTTCTTCTGTTTATGCAtttatacacacacatatatatttatgcatttatacacacacatatatattgtGTGTGTTATTATTTCACATTTCTTTACCACACAAGATAATGTACTTCTTATAGGTCATGATCGATTTAGTGGGCTTTTGGACTATGGCCGTTCAAAACCGATCTGTAATCGTTAATCGAACCGAAAAAATAGCTTTATtgacttattggtatcgggttatcggGGTAACGGTtggtgaacggattgagattttataattaacggcttaacagtttgtgggcggattactcaattttgtTATCGGATAAATccttaacccgttaagaatttttatatttatacttttacccttacgtatataaagtaatttttgAAACCCTAAAGTACTCTTTCTTGAATTCCCAACTattgttttccctttcttttgCAGTCAAAACATGTTATGTTTAcagtatattaaaaatcatgtactCAAAATGATGTATGTTAAAAAGTGACGTGCATCTCTT is a window from the Nicotiana tomentosiformis chromosome 10, ASM39032v3, whole genome shotgun sequence genome containing:
- the LOC104106613 gene encoding fruit protein pKIWI502 isoform X2: MSILSLSLSPFPNYPTLSHLSSHAPSHIQSLHSPSMTLLRPLHHQLRHQFRRRLSISAAAVRQDTNLWTNAPLVTVSPAADESLFHVTVDVSDSPDLAASHTKAGQYLQLRIPDVEKPSFLAIASPPSLAISKGVFEFLIKSISGSTAELLCGLQKGDVVELSQVMGKGFDLDQISPPEKYQTVLIFATGSGISPIRSLIEAGFSADKRSDVRLYYGARNLKRMAYQDRFENWASSGVKVVPVLSQPDDAWTGERGFVQASFARAKNIFSPQSTGAVLCGQKQMAELSGS
- the LOC104106613 gene encoding fruit protein pKIWI502 isoform X1; translation: MSILSLSLSPFPNYPTLSHLSSHAPSHIQSLHSPSMTLLRPLHHQLRHQFRRRLSISAAAVRQDTNLWTNAPLVTVSPAADESLFHVTVDVSDSPDLAASHTKAGQYLQLRIPDVEKPSFLAIASPPSLAISKGVFEFLIKSISGSTAELLCGLQKGDVVELSQVMGKGFDLDQISPPEKYQTVLIFATGSGISPIRSLIEAGFSADKRSDVRLYYGARNLKRMAYQDRFENWASSGVKVVPVLSQPDDAWTGERGFVQASFARAKNIFSPQSTGAVLCGQKQMAEEVTALLVADGVSTEKILKNF
- the LOC104106612 gene encoding ATP synthase subunit beta, mitochondrial-like, with the protein product MSSRRLLASLLRSTAQRGGAISRSPLANSIPRTTSRASPKGFLLNRAVKYATSAAAEKPKATPPKPSGNEPTGKITDEFTGAGSIGKVCQVIGAVVDVRFDEGLPPILTALEVLDNQIRLVLEVAQHLGENMVRTIAMDGTEGLVRGQRVLNTGSPITVPVGRATLGRIINVIGEPIDERGDINTDHFLPIHREAPAFVEQATEQQILVTGIKVVDLLAPYQRGGKIGLFGGAGVGKTVLIMELINNVAKAHGGFSVFAGVGERTREGNDLYREMIESGVIKLGDKQSESKCALVYGQMNEPPGARARVGLTGLTVAEHFRDAEGQDVLLFIDNIFRFTQANSEVSALLGRIPSAVGYQPTLATDLGGLQERITTTKKGSITSVQAIYVPADDLTDPAPATTFAHLDATTVLSRQISELGIYPAVDPLDSTSRMLSPHILGEDHYNTARGVQKVLQNYKNLQDIIAILGMDELSEDDKMTVARARKIQRFLSQPFHVAEVFTGAPGKYVDLKESINSFQGVLDGKYDDLSEQSFYMVGGIDEVIAKAEKIAKESAA